A window of Streptomyces marispadix contains these coding sequences:
- a CDS encoding oxygenase MpaB family protein: MLWDLAGEVRMLLALPAALTMQVAHPVVGAGVDEHSVFRTDPWGRGERSLTSVQLWVYGGEDAAREGRRLRRLHREIRGVDAHGREYHALDPANYSWVHATGFPVYQHAQRYLGRRPYTEDEERRLYAEWLQVGDVLGLRERDMPQTLEEFWPYYQRVLDEELERNAVVEELVAPGAAVPPPDRGPRPVVAALRLLWPVLRPAFTRLRRFFTIGLMPPGAREAIGLPWTPRQERRLVRLGRVLSVVVPRLPERVRFLPIAYESRKEYRARAHG, translated from the coding sequence ATGCTGTGGGACCTGGCCGGGGAGGTGCGGATGCTGCTGGCGCTGCCCGCCGCCCTCACCATGCAGGTCGCGCACCCCGTCGTCGGCGCCGGAGTAGACGAGCACTCGGTCTTCCGCACCGACCCGTGGGGGAGGGGCGAGCGCTCACTGACGAGCGTGCAGCTATGGGTCTACGGCGGCGAGGACGCCGCCCGGGAAGGACGGCGCCTGCGCAGGCTGCACCGCGAGATCCGCGGCGTCGACGCGCACGGCCGCGAGTACCACGCCCTCGACCCCGCCAACTACTCCTGGGTGCACGCCACCGGCTTCCCCGTCTACCAGCACGCCCAGCGCTACCTCGGGCGCCGCCCGTACACCGAGGACGAGGAGCGGCGGCTGTACGCGGAGTGGCTTCAGGTGGGCGACGTCCTCGGCCTCCGCGAACGGGACATGCCGCAGACGCTGGAGGAGTTCTGGCCGTACTACCAGCGCGTGCTCGACGAGGAGCTGGAGAGGAACGCCGTGGTGGAGGAGCTGGTCGCGCCCGGCGCCGCCGTGCCGCCGCCCGACCGAGGTCCCAGGCCCGTCGTCGCGGCGCTGCGGCTGCTGTGGCCCGTGCTGCGGCCCGCGTTCACGCGGCTGAGGCGGTTCTTCACCATCGGGCTGATGCCGCCCGGCGCACGGGAGGCGATCGGTCTGCCCTGGACACCCCGTCAGGAGCGGCGGCTGGTGCGGCTGGGGCGGGTGCTCAGCGTGGTGGTGCCGAGGCTGCCGGAGCGAGTGCGGTTCCTGCCGATCGCCTACGAGTCCCGCAAGGAGTACCGCGCACGGGCGCACGGCTGA
- a CDS encoding VOC family protein — protein MPEVTERYEPGVPCWADLMVPDQQAALDFYKDLFGWQGEIGPPETGGYSVCTLHKKPVAGVMATRAPEGQPAPPPTWTMYLATQDVDAAVHRITQNGGTVAVEPRDVMDLGRMAVAKDPTGAVFGLWQSKEFTGAQVVNEHGAVIWTELNTSDLDAAASFYRALGIETSPMEGAPGYQALSVGGRTVGGMQGLENSPPGAPSHWITYFAIDDTDSAVDALTRRDGSVLVPPFDMMAGRMAVVQDPQGATFALIKPVPMQNA, from the coding sequence ATGCCCGAGGTAACTGAGAGGTACGAGCCCGGCGTTCCCTGCTGGGCCGACCTGATGGTCCCCGACCAGCAGGCGGCCCTCGACTTCTACAAGGATCTCTTCGGCTGGCAGGGCGAGATCGGGCCGCCGGAAACCGGCGGATACTCGGTCTGCACCCTGCACAAGAAGCCCGTGGCGGGCGTCATGGCCACCAGGGCCCCCGAGGGGCAGCCGGCCCCGCCGCCCACGTGGACGATGTATCTCGCGACGCAGGACGTCGACGCCGCCGTGCACCGGATCACACAGAACGGCGGGACGGTGGCGGTCGAGCCCAGGGACGTGATGGACCTGGGACGGATGGCCGTCGCGAAGGACCCCACGGGAGCGGTCTTCGGCCTGTGGCAGTCGAAGGAGTTCACCGGCGCACAGGTCGTCAACGAGCACGGTGCCGTCATCTGGACCGAACTCAACACCTCCGACCTGGACGCCGCCGCGTCCTTCTACCGTGCGCTGGGCATCGAGACCTCGCCGATGGAGGGCGCGCCCGGCTATCAGGCGCTGTCCGTCGGCGGCCGAACCGTCGGCGGCATGCAGGGACTTGAGAACTCGCCGCCCGGAGCGCCCTCGCACTGGATCACCTACTTCGCGATCGACGACACCGACAGCGCGGTCGACGCCCTCACCAGGAGGGACGGCTCCGTGCTGGTGCCGCCGTTCGACATGATGGCGGGACGGATGGCCGTCGTTCAGGACCCGCAGGGCGCTACCTTCGCGCTCATCAAGCCCGTGCCGATGCAGAACGCCTGA
- a CDS encoding M1 family metallopeptidase gives MRHRLIVTGAVVAALALTVTPASATGAGPEPGAPGAGDSYYPDYGNGGYDVSHYDLGLKYRPKTDELSGTATVLAKATKDLSRFNLDFALDVEEVRVNGRKAKTATSGAHELEITPAKPLTEGEHFSVVVRYSGVPSEVEVDGYTSWHRTPDGGVAANEPEAAWWWFPSNDHPSDKATYDIAVTVPEGYETISNGDRVSKGPAGKGWVRSSWRSAQPQTTYLATLAVGKFDVTKSRTDSGIPVVNAYSRRLGDEDGSARASVERTAEITDWLQTVFGDYPFSSVGGYVPATGEGFALETQTRPFYGNERFKRGTDVSVVVHELAHQWYGDSVSVRRWRDIWLNEGFASYASWLWSEKEGDGTAQEIADEVYGSHPAGDEFWKVKPADPGAKNQFHDAVYDRGAMALQALRNKIGDKSFFKILKGWPTEHRGGNARVEEFEKYAEKVSGKSLSSLFDTWLRTPAKPSKAALGGERQDAGSDERKRPESWEEIQAVHGAHRR, from the coding sequence GTGCGTCACAGACTCATCGTCACGGGCGCGGTGGTGGCCGCACTCGCGCTCACCGTCACCCCGGCGTCGGCCACAGGCGCGGGGCCGGAGCCCGGCGCTCCAGGAGCGGGCGACTCCTACTACCCGGACTACGGCAACGGCGGCTACGACGTCTCCCACTACGACCTGGGCCTGAAATACCGCCCGAAGACCGATGAGTTGAGCGGCACGGCCACCGTGCTCGCCAAGGCGACTAAGGACCTGAGCCGCTTCAACCTGGACTTCGCGCTCGACGTCGAGGAGGTGCGGGTCAACGGCCGCAAGGCGAAGACGGCGACCTCCGGCGCGCACGAACTGGAGATCACCCCCGCGAAGCCCCTCACCGAGGGCGAGCACTTCAGCGTCGTCGTGCGCTACTCCGGCGTCCCCTCCGAGGTCGAGGTCGACGGCTACACCTCCTGGCACCGCACCCCCGACGGCGGGGTCGCCGCGAACGAGCCCGAGGCCGCCTGGTGGTGGTTCCCCAGCAACGACCACCCGAGCGACAAGGCGACCTACGACATCGCCGTCACCGTGCCGGAGGGCTACGAGACCATCAGCAACGGCGACCGCGTCTCCAAGGGTCCGGCGGGGAAGGGCTGGGTCCGTTCGAGCTGGCGCTCCGCACAGCCGCAGACGACGTATCTGGCGACGCTGGCGGTGGGCAAGTTCGACGTCACCAAGAGCCGTACGGACAGCGGCATTCCCGTCGTCAACGCCTACAGCAGGAGACTCGGCGACGAGGACGGCTCCGCTCGCGCGAGCGTCGAGCGCACCGCCGAGATCACCGACTGGCTCCAGACCGTCTTCGGCGACTACCCCTTCAGTTCGGTCGGCGGCTATGTGCCTGCGACGGGTGAGGGCTTCGCACTGGAGACGCAGACGCGGCCCTTCTACGGCAACGAGCGCTTCAAGCGGGGCACGGACGTCTCCGTCGTCGTCCACGAGCTGGCTCACCAGTGGTACGGGGACAGCGTCTCGGTGCGCAGGTGGCGCGACATCTGGCTGAACGAGGGCTTCGCCTCGTACGCCTCGTGGCTGTGGTCGGAGAAGGAGGGCGACGGCACGGCGCAGGAGATCGCCGACGAGGTCTACGGCTCCCACCCGGCCGGCGACGAGTTCTGGAAGGTCAAGCCCGCCGACCCGGGCGCGAAGAACCAGTTCCACGACGCCGTCTACGACCGTGGCGCGATGGCGCTCCAGGCACTGCGGAACAAGATCGGCGACAAGAGCTTTTTCAAGATCCTCAAGGGCTGGCCGACCGAGCACCGGGGCGGCAACGCCCGCGTGGAGGAGTTCGAGAAGTACGCGGAGAAGGTCTCGGGCAAGTCGCTCTCCTCGCTCTTCGACACCTGGCTGCGTACGCCCGCCAAGCCGTCGAAGGCGGCGCTCGGGGGCGAGCGGCAGGACGCGGGGAGCGACGAGCGCAAGCGCCCGGAGTCATGGGAGGAGATCCAGGCCGTGCACGGGGCGCACCGGCGCTGA
- a CDS encoding FAD-dependent oxidoreductase, which translates to MDEVIVVGGGVSGLTTAVLLAERGMDVTVWSRDRDRETASGVSGGLCWPYRVEPQQKALEWAERSFRHFAWLAEQPELTGVRLVRGRLEDGASASVPERWLRLIGSPPRTPIADMLRYLPYLRRRLTAAGGRWEQRSAESLAEASARAPVVFDCAGLGARELAGDRGMRAVRGQIVVVENPGVDEWYLSSEAGAAETAYVLPQPYGLLLGGTADEDAEDTAPDPAVTRAIVERCARVHPALAEARILEVRVGLRPFRPRVRLEAERLPDGALCVHNYGHGGGGVTVSWGCALEAVRLLDAARRD; encoded by the coding sequence ATGGACGAAGTGATCGTCGTGGGCGGCGGGGTGAGCGGACTGACGACGGCGGTGCTCCTCGCGGAGCGCGGCATGGACGTGACGGTCTGGAGCCGCGACCGCGACCGTGAGACGGCGTCCGGTGTCTCCGGGGGACTGTGCTGGCCGTACCGCGTCGAGCCGCAGCAGAAGGCGCTGGAGTGGGCGGAGCGTTCGTTCCGCCATTTCGCCTGGCTCGCGGAGCAGCCGGAGCTGACCGGGGTGCGTCTGGTGCGAGGCAGGCTGGAGGACGGCGCTTCGGCGTCGGTGCCGGAGCGGTGGCTTCGGCTCATCGGGTCGCCGCCGCGCACTCCGATCGCGGACATGCTGAGGTATCTCCCTTATCTGCGGCGCCGGTTGACCGCCGCGGGCGGGCGCTGGGAGCAGCGTTCGGCGGAGTCGCTGGCGGAGGCGTCGGCGCGGGCGCCGGTGGTCTTCGACTGCGCGGGGCTCGGTGCGCGTGAACTCGCCGGGGACCGCGGAATGCGGGCCGTGCGCGGCCAGATAGTGGTCGTGGAGAACCCCGGCGTCGACGAGTGGTATCTGTCGTCGGAGGCCGGAGCCGCCGAGACCGCCTACGTACTGCCTCAGCCCTACGGTCTCCTCCTCGGCGGCACCGCCGACGAGGACGCGGAGGACACCGCCCCCGATCCGGCCGTGACACGGGCGATCGTGGAGCGCTGCGCCCGGGTGCACCCGGCGCTCGCGGAGGCGCGCATCCTCGAAGTGCGGGTGGGGCTGCGGCCGTTCAGGCCGCGGGTGCGGCTGGAGGCGGAGAGGCTGCCGGACGGCGCGCTGTGCGTGCACAACTACGGTCACGGCGGCGGGGGCGTCACGGTCTCCTGGGGCTGTGCGCTGGAGGCCGTGCGTCTGCTGGACGCCGCACGCCGCGACTGA
- a CDS encoding Tex family protein, with amino-acid sequence MTTTIEGRIAEELGVLERQVKAAVELLDGGSTVPFIARYRKEATEMLDDAQLRSLEERLRYLRELEERREAVLESVRSQGKLDPKLEQQIRTAETKARLEDIYLPFKPKRRTKAQIAREAGLEPLADGLLGDPNVEPEAAAAAFVDADKGVADAAAALEGARAILAERFSEDADLIGELRERMWLRGRLVAKVREGKEEQGAKFKDYFDYSESFTELPSHRVLAMLRGEKEEVLDLALEPEEPGEQEAAGPTAYERTVAHHFGVRDEGRPADRWLAETVRWAWRTRILVRLGLDLRQRLRTAAEDEAVGVFASNLRDLLLAAPAGTRPTLGLDPGLRTGVKVAVVDATGKVAATDTVYPHAPQKQWEESLAKLAALAREHSVELIAIGNGTASRETDKLAGELIARQPELKLTKVTVSEAGASVYSASSFASQELPELDVSLRGAVSIARRLQDPLAELVKIDPKSIGVGQYQHDLSEVKLSRSLDAVVEDCVNGVGVDVNTASAPLLSRVSGIGSVLAENIVAHRDGHGPFKSRRELKDVARLGPKAYEQCAGFLRIRDGEDPLDASSVHPESYPVVRTMVRAAGTDVPTLIGNTAVLRSLNAEQFVDDTFGLPTVTDILRELEKPGRDPRPAFRTAEFKEGVEKLTDLEPGMVLEGVVTNVAAFGAFVDVGVHQDGLVHVSAMSRTFVKDPRDVAKPGDIVKVKVREVDAARKRISLTMRLDDDVSGSGGDGGSGSGGGGGEGRRRSGGPDRAPRQRQNGGRRDGRKQGGGNGGRQQRRDSAPANSEMADALRRAGLLGGDGKKR; translated from the coding sequence GTGACGACGACCATCGAAGGCAGGATCGCCGAGGAACTCGGCGTACTCGAGCGCCAGGTCAAGGCCGCCGTCGAGCTGCTCGACGGCGGTTCGACCGTGCCGTTCATCGCTCGCTACCGCAAGGAAGCGACCGAGATGCTCGACGACGCGCAGCTTCGTTCCCTGGAGGAACGGCTGCGCTATCTGCGGGAGTTGGAGGAGCGGCGCGAGGCTGTCCTCGAATCCGTACGGTCGCAGGGCAAGCTCGACCCGAAGCTGGAACAGCAGATCCGGACGGCCGAGACGAAGGCACGTCTTGAGGACATCTATCTGCCGTTCAAGCCGAAGCGGCGCACCAAGGCGCAGATCGCCCGCGAGGCCGGGCTCGAACCGCTCGCCGACGGGCTGCTGGGCGATCCGAACGTCGAACCGGAGGCCGCGGCGGCCGCGTTCGTCGACGCCGACAAGGGCGTGGCGGACGCCGCGGCGGCGCTGGAGGGCGCCCGCGCGATCCTCGCGGAGCGCTTCAGCGAGGACGCCGACCTCATCGGTGAGCTGCGTGAGCGCATGTGGCTTCGGGGGCGTCTCGTCGCCAAGGTGCGGGAGGGCAAGGAGGAGCAGGGCGCGAAGTTCAAGGACTACTTCGACTACTCCGAGTCCTTCACCGAGCTGCCCTCCCACCGGGTGCTGGCCATGCTGCGCGGCGAGAAGGAGGAGGTCCTCGACCTGGCCCTGGAGCCGGAGGAGCCCGGCGAGCAGGAGGCAGCGGGCCCGACCGCCTACGAGCGCACCGTGGCGCACCACTTCGGTGTACGTGACGAGGGCCGCCCCGCGGACCGCTGGCTGGCGGAGACGGTGCGCTGGGCGTGGCGTACCCGCATCCTGGTGCGGCTCGGTCTGGATCTGCGGCAGCGGCTGCGTACTGCCGCCGAGGACGAGGCGGTCGGGGTCTTCGCGTCCAACCTGCGCGATCTGCTGCTGGCCGCGCCTGCGGGGACCCGGCCCACGCTCGGCCTCGACCCCGGCCTGCGTACGGGCGTGAAGGTCGCCGTCGTGGACGCGACGGGCAAGGTGGCCGCCACCGACACCGTGTATCCGCACGCGCCGCAGAAGCAGTGGGAGGAGTCGCTTGCGAAGCTGGCCGCGCTGGCGCGTGAGCACTCCGTGGAGCTGATCGCCATCGGCAACGGCACCGCCTCTCGCGAGACGGACAAGCTCGCCGGTGAACTGATCGCGCGGCAGCCGGAGTTGAAGCTCACGAAGGTGACGGTCTCGGAGGCGGGCGCGTCGGTCTACTCGGCGTCGTCCTTCGCTTCCCAGGAACTGCCCGAGCTGGACGTCTCGTTGCGCGGCGCCGTCTCCATCGCACGGCGGCTCCAGGACCCGCTCGCCGAACTGGTCAAGATCGACCCGAAGTCGATCGGCGTCGGCCAGTACCAGCACGATCTGTCCGAGGTGAAGCTGTCGCGCTCGCTGGACGCCGTGGTGGAGGACTGCGTCAACGGCGTCGGCGTCGACGTCAACACGGCCTCGGCTCCGCTGCTTTCACGCGTCTCCGGCATCGGCTCGGTGCTCGCCGAGAACATCGTGGCGCACCGCGACGGGCACGGCCCGTTCAAGAGCCGCCGCGAGCTGAAGGACGTGGCACGGCTCGGGCCCAAGGCGTACGAGCAGTGCGCGGGCTTTCTGCGCATCCGCGACGGCGAGGACCCCCTGGACGCCTCCAGCGTGCACCCGGAGTCCTATCCGGTCGTCCGCACGATGGTGCGCGCCGCGGGCACCGACGTGCCCACGCTGATCGGGAACACGGCGGTGCTGCGCTCCCTGAACGCCGAGCAGTTCGTGGACGACACGTTCGGGCTGCCGACCGTCACGGACATCCTGCGGGAGCTTGAGAAGCCCGGACGGGACCCGCGTCCCGCGTTCAGGACGGCCGAGTTCAAGGAAGGCGTCGAGAAGCTCACCGATCTCGAACCGGGGATGGTCCTGGAGGGCGTCGTCACCAACGTCGCGGCTTTCGGCGCCTTCGTGGACGTGGGTGTGCACCAGGACGGGCTCGTGCACGTGTCGGCGATGTCGAGGACGTTCGTGAAGGACCCGAGGGACGTCGCCAAGCCCGGGGACATCGTGAAGGTGAAGGTCCGCGAGGTCGACGCCGCGCGGAAGCGGATCTCGCTGACGATGCGGCTGGACGACGACGTCTCAGGCTCAGGGGGCGACGGCGGATCGGGCTCGGGCGGCGGTGGCGGCGAAGGCCGCAGGCGCTCCGGCGGCCCGGACCGTGCGCCACGGCAGCGGCAGAACGGCGGACGACGGGACGGCCGCAAGCAGGGCGGCGGCAACGGCGGCAGGCAGCAGCGCCGCGACTCCGCTCCCGCCAACAGCGAGATGGCGGACGCGCTGCGCCGCGCGGGGCTGCTGGGCGGCGACGGCAAGAAGCGCTGA
- a CDS encoding LPFR motif small protein, translating to MFRAIADGLRMIGGAVATVVTLPFRLLARLFGGASRAGRRV from the coding sequence ATGTTCCGAGCAATCGCAGACGGCCTCCGGATGATCGGGGGCGCCGTCGCCACCGTAGTGACCCTGCCGTTCCGCCTGCTGGCGCGTCTCTTCGGCGGCGCCTCACGGGCGGGCCGCAGGGTCTGA
- a CDS encoding SCO6745 family protein produces the protein MTSLPEGAARRCHNMVNPLHSAVYFSPALGKELAPYGIEDRSAVYFAGRAAPLGAASAGTVTATFYNFSHALVARSVPAVWESASPATVLAARVRAVDTMLRELLGDEAVSSPEMAEAAGLALKAAEACTRAGRPLYAANADLPVPDDPHLAYWHAATLLREHRGDAHIAVLQSAGLDPLEALVSHTASGRGMAPKWVLSTRGYNQQDWTAAQERLRERGVLDADGELTAEGTALRKELEENTDRLDRGPYEYLGAEGVERLTELAGGFSAAAANAGAFPGDLFGKG, from the coding sequence ATGACGTCTCTCCCGGAAGGCGCCGCCCGCCGGTGCCACAACATGGTCAACCCCCTCCACTCGGCCGTCTACTTCTCCCCCGCGCTGGGCAAGGAACTCGCCCCGTACGGCATCGAGGACCGCAGCGCCGTCTACTTCGCCGGACGTGCCGCGCCGCTGGGCGCCGCCAGCGCCGGCACCGTGACGGCGACCTTCTACAACTTCAGCCACGCCCTCGTCGCGCGCTCCGTGCCCGCCGTATGGGAGTCGGCCTCGCCCGCGACGGTGCTCGCCGCGCGGGTGCGGGCGGTCGACACGATGCTGCGCGAACTGCTCGGCGACGAGGCCGTCTCCTCCCCGGAGATGGCCGAGGCGGCGGGGCTCGCGCTGAAGGCGGCCGAGGCGTGCACCCGGGCGGGGCGCCCGCTGTACGCGGCCAACGCCGATCTGCCCGTGCCGGACGACCCGCACCTCGCGTACTGGCATGCGGCCACGCTGCTGCGCGAGCACCGCGGCGACGCGCACATAGCGGTGCTCCAGTCGGCCGGTCTCGACCCGCTGGAGGCGCTCGTCAGCCACACCGCCAGCGGACGCGGCATGGCGCCCAAGTGGGTTCTGTCGACCCGAGGTTACAACCAGCAGGACTGGACGGCGGCCCAGGAGCGGTTGCGTGAGCGGGGCGTGCTGGACGCCGACGGCGAACTCACCGCCGAAGGCACCGCCCTGCGCAAGGAGTTGGAGGAGAATACCGACCGTCTCGACCGCGGCCCCTACGAGTACCTGGGTGCGGAGGGAGTGGAGCGGCTGACCGAACTGGCCGGTGGTTTCTCCGCTGCGGCCGCGAACGCGGGCGCCTTCCCCGGGGATCTGTTCGGCAAGGGCTGA
- a CDS encoding enoyl-CoA hydratase/isomerase family protein: MERAEPAQPEHPEETQQAADARQAEQARQSARSRAVLLTRHEDGVTTLVLHNPAKRNAMTEAMWRELPGLLAGLADDASVRVLVVTGAENTFCAGADIATLRDSVESSQALAVAAEEALSAFPKPTLAAVRGHCVGGGAQLAAACDLRFASRDALFGVTPAKLGIVYPASSTRRLVRLVGPSTAKFLLFSGELIDAERALRSGLVDEVHPEEDLDARVSDFARTLVARSQLTQAAAKEFTGAEAPGASRTEHWRRVAAESGEAAEGAAAFLERRAPCFRWTP; this comes from the coding sequence ATGGAGCGAGCAGAACCCGCGCAGCCGGAGCACCCGGAGGAGACACAGCAGGCGGCGGACGCCCGACAGGCCGAGCAGGCACGGCAGTCCGCACGGTCACGGGCCGTCCTGCTGACCCGGCACGAGGACGGCGTCACCACCCTCGTCCTGCACAACCCGGCGAAACGCAACGCCATGACGGAGGCCATGTGGCGCGAACTGCCGGGGCTGCTGGCCGGGTTGGCGGACGACGCGTCCGTACGTGTCCTCGTCGTCACCGGCGCGGAGAACACCTTCTGCGCGGGCGCCGACATCGCCACGCTGCGTGACTCCGTGGAGTCCTCTCAGGCCCTCGCGGTGGCCGCCGAGGAGGCCTTGAGCGCCTTCCCCAAGCCGACGCTGGCAGCGGTACGGGGCCACTGCGTGGGAGGCGGCGCCCAGCTCGCGGCGGCGTGCGATCTGCGGTTCGCGTCTCGGGACGCGCTGTTCGGGGTGACGCCCGCCAAGCTCGGCATCGTCTATCCGGCGTCCTCGACGCGCCGGCTGGTACGGCTCGTCGGCCCGTCGACCGCCAAGTTCCTGCTTTTCTCGGGGGAGTTGATCGACGCCGAACGCGCGCTGCGAAGCGGACTGGTGGACGAGGTGCACCCCGAGGAGGACCTGGACGCGAGGGTGTCGGACTTCGCACGCACGCTGGTCGCACGCTCGCAGCTCACGCAGGCGGCGGCGAAGGAGTTCACCGGTGCCGAGGCCCCCGGCGCGTCACGCACCGAGCACTGGCGGCGGGTGGCCGCGGAGAGCGGCGAGGCGGCGGAGGGCGCGGCCGCATTCCTGGAGCGGCGCGCGCCGTGCTTCCGCTGGACGCCGTGA
- a CDS encoding ATP-binding protein: MESRGSHPPGPGGWSTVALSAQERTESRVREGTWRFTAPALDSSVPRLRRAVDDLVRRQGAVPDEILQNLLLILSELATNAVKHAALLSPEIGVEVSLRYGRLRVAVEDSHPYRPKALDAAPDEEHIGGRGLLLVKVITAESGGRCDVEQTGAGGKVIWAELPLPSADGALRPAVTSPTPLP, encoded by the coding sequence ATGGAGAGCCGCGGGAGTCATCCACCCGGGCCAGGGGGATGGTCCACGGTAGCGCTGTCGGCGCAGGAGCGGACCGAATCCCGCGTGCGCGAGGGGACTTGGCGCTTCACGGCCCCGGCGCTCGACTCCTCGGTGCCACGGCTCCGCAGAGCCGTGGACGATCTCGTCCGGCGCCAGGGCGCCGTGCCGGACGAGATCCTCCAGAATCTGCTGCTGATCCTCTCCGAACTGGCCACCAACGCCGTGAAGCACGCGGCGCTGCTGTCACCGGAGATCGGAGTGGAGGTGTCGCTGCGATACGGACGGCTGCGCGTCGCCGTGGAGGACAGCCATCCCTACCGGCCCAAGGCCCTGGACGCCGCTCCCGACGAGGAGCACATCGGCGGCCGGGGCCTTCTGCTCGTCAAGGTGATCACGGCCGAGTCGGGCGGGCGCTGCGACGTCGAACAGACCGGTGCGGGAGGGAAGGTGATCTGGGCCGAACTGCCGCTGCCCAGCGCGGACGGGGCGCTGCGCCCCGCGGTCACCAGCCCGACGCCCCTCCCGTGA
- the idi gene encoding isopentenyl-diphosphate Delta-isomerase, whose translation MANSSAAPIMLELVDEDGTTIGTAEKLSAHVAPGRLHRAFSVFLFDDEGRLLLQRRALGKYHSPGVWSNTCCGHPFPGEAPFVAAARRVSEELGVAPFSMREAGTVRYNHPDPDSGLVEQEFNHLFAGLVRGEPRPDPEEIAETAFVTADELKRRHAEGAFSAWFMTVLDAARPAIGEVTGGASGW comes from the coding sequence ATGGCGAACAGCTCGGCGGCACCGATCATGCTCGAACTGGTCGATGAGGACGGGACGACGATCGGCACCGCGGAGAAGCTTTCCGCTCATGTGGCACCGGGCAGGCTGCACCGGGCGTTCTCGGTCTTCCTCTTCGACGACGAGGGCCGGCTGCTGCTCCAGCGTCGCGCGCTGGGCAAGTACCACTCCCCCGGTGTGTGGTCCAACACCTGCTGCGGGCACCCCTTTCCGGGGGAAGCGCCCTTCGTCGCCGCCGCGCGGCGCGTAAGCGAGGAGCTGGGCGTCGCGCCCTTCTCGATGCGTGAAGCGGGCACGGTCCGCTACAACCACCCCGACCCCGACTCGGGTCTGGTGGAGCAGGAGTTCAATCACCTCTTCGCGGGCCTCGTACGCGGTGAACCGCGCCCCGACCCTGAGGAGATCGCGGAGACGGCCTTCGTCACCGCGGACGAGCTGAAGCGGCGGCATGCCGAAGGGGCGTTCTCCGCCTGGTTCATGACGGTTCTCGACGCCGCGCGGCCCGCGATCGGCGAGGTCACGGGAGGGGCGTCGGGCTGGTGA
- a CDS encoding cation diffusion facilitator family transporter: protein MGAGHAHGGPAPAAGGTAAAAYRKRLRVALFITLSVLVTQIIGGLLADSLALLADAGHVATDALGLGMALLAIHFANRPSSERRTYGFARAEILAALANCLLLLGVGGYVLFESVERFIRPAPTDGPLMALFGAIGLVANVISLSLLLRGRRESLNVRGAFLEVLADALGSLAVLVSAAIIATTGWQAADPAASLVIGAMIVPRTLRLAREAIDVLLEAAPRDVDMAEVREHILSVEGVVDLHDLHVWTITSGMPVLSAHVVVTQPTLDSVAHERVLHDLQLCLGDHFDVEHCTFQLEPRGHAAHEAKLCH, encoded by the coding sequence ATGGGCGCTGGGCACGCTCACGGAGGGCCCGCTCCGGCAGCGGGCGGCACGGCCGCCGCCGCGTACCGCAAGCGGCTGCGGGTCGCGCTGTTCATCACGCTCTCCGTGCTGGTCACCCAGATCATCGGCGGACTGCTGGCCGATTCGCTCGCACTGCTCGCCGACGCGGGCCATGTGGCGACGGACGCCCTCGGCCTCGGCATGGCCCTTCTGGCCATCCACTTCGCCAACCGGCCGTCGAGCGAGCGGCGCACCTACGGCTTCGCCCGCGCGGAGATCCTCGCCGCGCTCGCCAACTGCCTTCTGCTGCTGGGAGTCGGCGGCTACGTCCTCTTCGAGTCCGTCGAGCGCTTCATCCGACCGGCACCGACCGACGGCCCCCTCATGGCGCTCTTCGGCGCCATCGGCCTCGTGGCGAACGTCATTTCGCTCTCGCTGCTCCTGCGCGGGCGGCGCGAGAGCCTCAACGTACGCGGCGCCTTCCTGGAGGTGCTGGCGGATGCGCTGGGGTCGCTGGCCGTGCTCGTCTCCGCGGCGATCATCGCCACGACCGGCTGGCAGGCCGCCGACCCGGCGGCGTCGCTCGTCATCGGCGCGATGATCGTCCCGCGTACGCTGCGGCTCGCCCGCGAGGCGATCGACGTACTGCTGGAGGCCGCGCCGCGGGATGTGGACATGGCCGAGGTGCGCGAGCACATCCTCTCCGTCGAGGGCGTGGTCGATCTGCACGATCTGCATGTGTGGACGATCACTTCGGGCATGCCGGTGCTCTCGGCGCATGTGGTGGTCACGCAGCCGACGCTGGACTCCGTGGCACACGAGCGGGTGCTGCACGATCTTCAGCTCTGCCTCGGCGATCACTTCGACGTGGAGCACTGCACGTTCCAGCTCGAGCCGCGCGGACATGCGGCCCACGAAGCCAAGTTGTGCCACTGA